One stretch of Deltaproteobacteria bacterium DNA includes these proteins:
- a CDS encoding fused MFS/spermidine synthase: MLTPLLYGLALASGFAALVYQVAWSHLLALTFGSSTLAASAVVAGFLGGMGIGAWGYHRVVARIERPLVAYAGLELGIAASTAAFTVLFAALPALFADLSAGAAPALVGTPARIAAVLLLLLVPSALMGATYPALCIALIHSKQGLDRHLGPIYGLNTLGAAFGAAAAGFVLLEWLGVRGAITLANGTNLAVAAAAWLAARPGTTTAAEAAAALRDEPLPSRLPAWALAGLLAGSGATTIGYEVIWFRALRYVVGNSSYAISASLAVFLLGLGIGGMASRLLLRAREVERALAWIQLATALLAAAALAGIHALLSVPDLRDSLSIFSESLAARPWEVRLATGAGTAAALLLPATLCMGLTFPLASRLYLGRVGRLGARVGGAYLWANLGSIAGALAAALLLLPGFGVVGAVRLLMVVNGALAVAVLFAARQPAALWRAGAAAAACGVVLVALPARLPFAGEPLIAQSVPRLLFEREEEIGTVQVWADPQQPDRLAMAIDGSVIATSADLYAGLYAKQVLLAHLPLALDPSVRRVLSIGVASGSTHAALASYPELSALDAVEINPAVLEAARWFPEAQALADPRSDVVVEDAIHYLLRTRESWDLIVSDAKQNKDFSGNGRILSLELYRFALARLSPCGIFAQWIPLSNAPESLTLILRTFLAAFPEVELFADAPESLYMLGSRCPIAGRGVRAQADFAARGLAGQLEPYGFPTVADLLALWVTGGASLAARLGPGPVNDWDRMRLSYASFRARPSLRDAPAANLALLIGAGEAGSRPPSPFEAPGSPFATSRPLVQEAKLLQLRGEPSAARRRLRAALAANPGDAAAQRTLVALRTVTIGP; encoded by the coding sequence GTGCTGACGCCGCTCCTCTACGGCCTGGCGCTGGCCTCGGGCTTCGCCGCCCTGGTCTACCAGGTCGCGTGGTCGCACCTGCTCGCGCTCACCTTCGGCAGCTCGACGCTCGCCGCCAGCGCGGTGGTCGCGGGCTTCCTCGGTGGCATGGGGATCGGCGCCTGGGGCTACCACCGCGTGGTGGCGCGGATCGAGCGGCCGCTCGTCGCGTACGCCGGGCTCGAGCTCGGCATCGCGGCGAGCACGGCGGCGTTCACGGTGCTCTTCGCGGCGCTCCCCGCGCTGTTCGCAGACCTCTCGGCGGGCGCAGCGCCCGCGCTGGTCGGCACCCCCGCCCGGATCGCCGCGGTCCTGCTCCTGCTGCTCGTGCCGAGCGCGCTGATGGGTGCCACCTACCCGGCGCTCTGCATCGCGCTGATCCACTCGAAGCAGGGCCTCGACCGGCACCTCGGCCCGATCTACGGGCTCAACACGCTCGGCGCCGCCTTCGGGGCCGCGGCGGCCGGCTTCGTGCTGCTCGAGTGGCTCGGGGTCCGCGGCGCGATCACGCTCGCGAACGGCACGAATCTCGCCGTCGCGGCCGCGGCGTGGCTCGCGGCGCGCCCGGGCACCACGACGGCGGCGGAGGCCGCCGCGGCGCTGCGCGACGAGCCGCTGCCGTCGCGGCTGCCGGCCTGGGCCCTCGCCGGGCTGCTGGCCGGCTCCGGCGCCACCACGATCGGCTACGAGGTGATCTGGTTCCGCGCGCTCCGCTACGTGGTGGGCAACAGCAGCTACGCGATCAGCGCCTCGCTCGCGGTCTTCCTGCTCGGCCTCGGGATCGGCGGCATGGCCTCGCGGCTGCTGCTGCGGGCGCGCGAGGTCGAGCGCGCGCTCGCCTGGATCCAGCTCGCCACCGCGCTGCTCGCGGCGGCGGCTCTCGCCGGCATCCACGCCCTCCTGTCGGTGCCGGACCTGCGCGACTCGCTCAGCATCTTCTCGGAGTCGCTCGCCGCGCGGCCCTGGGAGGTCCGCCTCGCCACCGGCGCGGGAACCGCCGCGGCGCTGCTGCTGCCGGCGACGCTGTGCATGGGGCTCACCTTTCCCCTGGCGAGCCGGCTCTACCTGGGCCGCGTCGGCCGGCTCGGCGCCCGCGTGGGCGGCGCCTACCTGTGGGCCAACCTCGGCAGCATCGCCGGCGCGCTCGCCGCCGCGCTGCTCTTGCTGCCCGGCTTCGGCGTCGTCGGCGCGGTGCGTCTCCTGATGGTCGTGAACGGCGCGCTCGCCGTCGCGGTGCTGTTCGCGGCGCGCCAGCCCGCGGCGCTCTGGCGGGCGGGCGCGGCGGCAGCGGCGTGCGGCGTGGTGCTGGTGGCGCTCCCGGCGCGGCTGCCGTTCGCCGGCGAGCCCCTGATCGCGCAGTCCGTGCCGCGCCTGCTCTTCGAGCGCGAGGAGGAGATCGGCACCGTCCAGGTGTGGGCCGACCCGCAGCAGCCCGACCGTCTCGCCATGGCCATCGACGGGTCGGTGATCGCCACCAGCGCCGATCTCTACGCGGGGCTCTACGCCAAGCAGGTCCTGCTCGCGCACCTCCCCCTGGCGCTCGATCCGAGCGTGCGCCGGGTGCTGTCGATCGGTGTCGCCTCCGGCTCCACCCACGCGGCGCTGGCGTCCTACCCGGAGCTCAGCGCGCTCGACGCCGTCGAGATCAACCCGGCGGTGCTCGAGGCAGCGCGCTGGTTCCCGGAGGCGCAGGCGCTCGCGGACCCGCGCAGCGACGTGGTCGTGGAGGACGCGATCCACTACCTGCTGCGCACGCGCGAGAGCTGGGACCTGATCGTCTCGGACGCGAAGCAGAACAAGGACTTCTCGGGCAACGGCCGGATCCTGTCGCTCGAGCTCTACCGCTTCGCGCTGGCCCGCCTCTCGCCGTGCGGGATCTTCGCGCAGTGGATCCCGCTCTCGAACGCGCCCGAGAGCCTCACCCTGATCCTGCGCACGTTCCTGGCCGCCTTCCCCGAGGTCGAGCTCTTCGCCGATGCGCCGGAGTCGCTCTACATGCTCGGCAGCCGCTGCCCGATCGCGGGGCGGGGGGTGCGCGCGCAGGCGGACTTCGCGGCGCGCGGGCTCGCCGGGCAGCTCGAGCCCTACGGCTTCCCGACCGTCGCCGACCTGCTGGCGCTCTGGGTGACCGGCGGCGCGAGCCTCGCGGCGCGGCTCGGGCCCGGCCCCGTGAACGACTGGGACCGGATGCGCCTCTCCTACGCGAGCTTCCGCGCCCGGCCCTCGCTGCGCGACGCGCCCGCCGCGAACCTGGCGCTCCTGATCGGCGCGGGCGAAGCCGGGAGCCGGCCGCCTTCCCCCTTCGAGGCCCCCGGGTCGCCGTTCGCGACCTCGCGGCCGCTCGTGCAGGAGGCGAAGCTCCTCCAGCTGCGCGGGGAGCCCTCCGCGGCCCGCCGCCGCTTGCGCGCCGCCCTCGCGGCGAACCCCGGGGACGCCGCGGCGCAGCGCACGCTCGTCGCGTTGCGCACGGTCACGATCGGTCCCTGA